The Xanthomonas sontii genome contains a region encoding:
- a CDS encoding toxin glutamine deamidase domain-containing protein — protein MARQHRRGNHAQWRHRADRGRPRPAPASALPINSTDGVSITVLEKQFGTKFVSVPSAESIYQKMIDIGAGARGIVYGSYGPGQPGHVFNVVNQNGAIRFLDGQTGKAADLDKFKSFKFLRTNQ, from the coding sequence GTGGCACGACAGCACCGCCGTGGCAACCACGCTCAGTGGCGACACCGTGCAGATCGCGGCCGGCCACGACCTGCACCAGCTTCAGCGCTTCCGATAAATTCAACAGATGGTGTCTCAATCACAGTATTGGAAAAGCAGTTCGGCACAAAATTTGTGTCGGTCCCATCTGCTGAAAGTATCTATCAGAAGATGATTGACATAGGCGCTGGTGCGCGTGGAATTGTATACGGCTCATATGGTCCTGGTCAGCCTGGGCATGTGTTTAATGTTGTAAACCAAAATGGGGCCATTAGATTTTTGGATGGGCAAACAGGGAAGGCGGCTGACCTTGATAAATTCAAGTCGTTTAAATTTTTGAGGACAAATCAATGA
- a CDS encoding YrhB domain-containing protein: MIDFEEALKVVVGHLSKSSAQLVITHSEEFPEGWLFCFDSKEYVETGDFSFHLVGNGPILIDKDTGELQVFGTAFPPKEYVEEYSLRKRGK; encoded by the coding sequence ATGATAGATTTTGAGGAGGCTTTGAAGGTGGTCGTTGGTCACCTGAGTAAGTCCTCAGCGCAGTTGGTGATAACTCACTCTGAAGAGTTTCCTGAAGGGTGGTTGTTTTGCTTCGATTCTAAAGAATATGTTGAAACGGGTGATTTCTCTTTCCATCTCGTTGGAAATGGTCCTATTTTGATTGATAAGGACACCGGCGAATTGCAAGTTTTTGGTACGGCATTTCCGCCAAAGGAATATGTTGAAGAATACTCTTTGAGGAAGAGAGGCAAGTAG